A stretch of the Corylus avellana chromosome ca6, CavTom2PMs-1.0 genome encodes the following:
- the LOC132185819 gene encoding peroxidase 47-like: MLMRSPNLVKMVGANFLCVVLLVEIIVVMSGHSYGANGLSMNYYLTSCPFAEQIVRNTVFRALQADPTLAAGLVRMHFHDCFVEGCDGSVLIDSTNDNTAEKDSLANLSLRGYEVIDAAKEELERMCPGVVSCADIVAMAARDSVFLAGGPLYGIQKGRKDGRRSKVEDTFNLPPPTLNASQLITKFRQHGFSAEEMVALSGAHTLGVARCRSFKNRLSGVDPTLDKDFAKTLSETCSSGDDVELAFDTTRNSFDNLYFNALQRKAGVLTSDQTLYADTRTRGIVNGFALNQATFFRRFQWAMVKMGTLDVKQGSRGEVRRNCHKFN, encoded by the exons ATGCTAATGAGATCTCCAAATTTAGTCAAGATGGTTGGTGCCAATTTTCTTTGTGTAGTCTTGCTAGTGGAGATTATAGTAGTGATGAGTGGTCATAGCTATGGAGCAAATGGTCTGAGCATGAACTATTACCTCACGAGTTGCCCATTCGCTGAACAAATTGTGAGAAACACAGTTTTCAGAGCTTTGCAGGCTGACCCTACCCTTGCAGCTGGCCTTGTTAGAATGCATTTCCATGATTGCTTTGTtgag GGATGTGATGGGTCGGTTTTGATTGACTCAACGAATGATAACACAGCAGAGAAGGACTCCCTTGCAAATTTGAGCTTAAGAGGATATGAAGTTATCGATGCAGCAAAAGAGGAGCTTGAAAGAATGTGCCCCGGCGTAGTCTCATGTGCTGATATTGTTGCAATGGCTGCCAGAGATTCAGTATTCTTG GCTGGGGGTCCACTATATGGCATACAAAAGGGAAGGAAGGATGGAAGGAGGTCTAAAGTAGAAGACACATTCAACCTTCCCCCTCCCACCCTCAATGCCTCTCAGCTCATTACCAAGTTTAGGCAGCATGGTTTTAGTGCAGAGGAAATGGTGGCTCTTTCtg GGGCACATACGCTAGGAGTGGCAAGGTGCCGATCCTTCAAAAACCGATTGAGCGGCGTGGATCCGACTTTAGATAAAGACTTTGCAAAGACATTGTCGGAAACATGCAGCTCCGGTGACGATGTGGAGCTTGCCTTTGACACGACAAGGAACAGCTTCGACAATCTTTACTTCAATGCGTTGCAAAGGAAAGCCGGAGTGCTTACTTCTGATCAAACGTTGTACGCCGACACAAGAACCAGAGGCATTGTCAATGGCTTTGCGCTTAACCAAGCCACCTTCTTCCGTCGTTTCCAATGGGCGATGGTCAAAATGGGAACACTTGATGTTAAACAAGGTTCAAGAGGCGAAGTACGAAGAAATTGCCATAAATTTAACTGA
- the LOC132184718 gene encoding peroxidase 47-like isoform X2 produces MRSPNLVKMVSGNFVGVVLLVEIIVVMMSGCRFEANGLSMDYYFRSCPILDPIMKNTVFRALQADPTLAAGLVRMHFHDCFVEGCDGSVLIDSTNDNTAEKDSPANLSLRGYEVIDAAKEQLERMCPGVVSCADILAMAARDAAGGPMYEIPKGRKDGRRSRIEDTINLPAPTLNASGLITIFGKHGFTVEELVALSGAHTLGVASCVNFKKRLNDVDQNMDADFAKTLSKTCSSGDNAQQPFDATRNSFDNLYFNTLQRKAGVLTSDQTLFADSRTSGVVNGFALNQAMFFLSFQRAMLKMGALDVKDAPNGEVRKNCHKIN; encoded by the exons ATGAGATCTCCAAATTTAGTCAAGATGGTTAGTGGCAATTTTGTTGGTGTAGTCTTGCTGGTGGAGATTATAGTAGTGATGATGAGTGGTTGTAGATTTGAAGCAAATGGTCTGAGCATGGACTACTACTTCAGGAGTTGCCCAATTCTTGATCCAATTATGAAAAACACAGTATTCAGAGCTTTGCAGGCTGACCCTACCCTTGCAGCCGGCCTTGTTAGAATGCATTTCCATGATTGCTTCGTtgag GGATGTGATGGGTCGGTTTTGATTGACTCAACGAATGATAACACAGCAGAGAAGGACTCCCCTGCAAATTTGAGCTTAAGAGGATATGAAGTTATCGATGCAGCAAAAGAGCAGCTTGAAAGAATGTGCCCCGGCGTAGTCTCATGTGCTGATATTCTTGCAATGGCTGCCAGAGATGCA GCTGGGGGTCCAATGTATGAGATACCAAAGGGAAGAAAGGATGGTAGGAGGTCTAGAATAGAAGACACAATCAACCTTCCCGCTCCCACCCTCAATGCCTCTGGCCTCATTACTATTTTCGGGAAGCATGGTTTTACCGTCGAAGAATTGGTGGCTCTTTCCg GGGCACATACACTAGGAGTGGCATCGTGCGTAAATTTCAAAAAACGATTGAATGACGTGGATCAAAATATGGATGCCGACTTTGCAAAGACATTGTCAAAAACATGCAGCTCCGGGGACAATGCCCAGCAACCCTTTGACGCGACGAGGAACAGCTTCGACAATCTTTACTTCAATACGCTGCAAAGGAAAGCCGGCGTGCTCACTTCCGATCAAACGCTGTTCGCCGACTCAAGAACCTCCGGCGTTGTGAATGGCTTTGCGCTTAACCAAGCCATgttcttcctttctttccaaCGGGCAATGCTCAAAATGGGAGCCCTTGATGTTAAAGACGCTCCAAATGGCGAAGTACGAAAAAATTGCCATAAAATCAACTAA
- the LOC132184718 gene encoding peroxidase 47-like isoform X1: MRSPNLVKMVSGNFVGVVLLVEIIVVMMSGCRFEANGLSMDYYFRSCPILDPIMKNTVFRALQADPTLAAGLVRMHFHDCFVEGCDGSVLIDSTNDNTAEKDSPANLSLRGYEVIDAAKEQLERMCPGVVSCADILAMAARDAVIWAGGPMYEIPKGRKDGRRSRIEDTINLPAPTLNASGLITIFGKHGFTVEELVALSGAHTLGVASCVNFKKRLNDVDQNMDADFAKTLSKTCSSGDNAQQPFDATRNSFDNLYFNTLQRKAGVLTSDQTLFADSRTSGVVNGFALNQAMFFLSFQRAMLKMGALDVKDAPNGEVRKNCHKIN, encoded by the exons ATGAGATCTCCAAATTTAGTCAAGATGGTTAGTGGCAATTTTGTTGGTGTAGTCTTGCTGGTGGAGATTATAGTAGTGATGATGAGTGGTTGTAGATTTGAAGCAAATGGTCTGAGCATGGACTACTACTTCAGGAGTTGCCCAATTCTTGATCCAATTATGAAAAACACAGTATTCAGAGCTTTGCAGGCTGACCCTACCCTTGCAGCCGGCCTTGTTAGAATGCATTTCCATGATTGCTTCGTtgag GGATGTGATGGGTCGGTTTTGATTGACTCAACGAATGATAACACAGCAGAGAAGGACTCCCCTGCAAATTTGAGCTTAAGAGGATATGAAGTTATCGATGCAGCAAAAGAGCAGCTTGAAAGAATGTGCCCCGGCGTAGTCTCATGTGCTGATATTCTTGCAATGGCTGCCAGAGATGCAGTAATCTGG GCTGGGGGTCCAATGTATGAGATACCAAAGGGAAGAAAGGATGGTAGGAGGTCTAGAATAGAAGACACAATCAACCTTCCCGCTCCCACCCTCAATGCCTCTGGCCTCATTACTATTTTCGGGAAGCATGGTTTTACCGTCGAAGAATTGGTGGCTCTTTCCg GGGCACATACACTAGGAGTGGCATCGTGCGTAAATTTCAAAAAACGATTGAATGACGTGGATCAAAATATGGATGCCGACTTTGCAAAGACATTGTCAAAAACATGCAGCTCCGGGGACAATGCCCAGCAACCCTTTGACGCGACGAGGAACAGCTTCGACAATCTTTACTTCAATACGCTGCAAAGGAAAGCCGGCGTGCTCACTTCCGATCAAACGCTGTTCGCCGACTCAAGAACCTCCGGCGTTGTGAATGGCTTTGCGCTTAACCAAGCCATgttcttcctttctttccaaCGGGCAATGCTCAAAATGGGAGCCCTTGATGTTAAAGACGCTCCAAATGGCGAAGTACGAAAAAATTGCCATAAAATCAACTAA